The Leadbettera azotonutricia ZAS-9 genome has a window encoding:
- a CDS encoding DEAD/DEAH box helicase yields the protein MQTSSSRLAPFIREYIYDKKWQSIKEIQEDAIKVILDTDSHVLIAAGTAAGKTEACFFPILTLIEKESKSYTGGINVLYIGPLKALINDQFERLSPLLERAEIPLWRWHGDVAQGHKHKLLENPGGILQITPESLEALLLRQPQKIKLLFNDLKFAIIDEVHAFLGEDRGAQLICLLERIKGISGCDPRRVGLSATLGDYSSALEWLKAGSDRNTVIISEGIDSNTAKKLPRRKISLAVDFYKDSRFYPALYDQCQGDSGVPFRKCIIFTNSRVEAEETTANLKAIARERNEEDHYHVHHGSIAASLRAEAEQKLKESGAQTIAATATLELGIDIGQLDRIIQIGAPMGVSSFVQRLGRSGRRSGVSQMYFSSREYPENAFNILGNIPWELLKTIAVIQLYLEERWIEDSRPKPLPFSLLCHQTFSVLASLGEHSFGDLSNQLLALPPFRGIGEEDYATLLRYLITNGFIDVIEGGKLIIGLEGERIVNHYSFYSVFPDEEEFRVCFGGREIGKVNFIPPEGSGLVLAGKSWKVTYVNLKSREINVSPGSGEVSKIWQGGLGNVHLRIARRMKQALLEKVRYPYLSASAAERMNEARQYAEAMNIRNTDFIPISEDDSSHNFILLPWLGSRGMRTLYLALQKQIYRKDLGITFIERKNEYALSISSKLGIDMFEEILLGIINTVKNPEEMLDSARIPYTDKYDYLLPPELLLKQYAANMLDLEEAGLITGHT from the coding sequence ATGCAGACTTCGAGCTCTAGGCTGGCCCCGTTTATCAGGGAGTACATCTACGATAAAAAATGGCAGTCTATCAAGGAAATACAGGAAGACGCCATCAAGGTTATTCTGGATACTGATTCCCATGTACTCATTGCGGCAGGGACAGCGGCAGGTAAAACCGAGGCGTGTTTTTTCCCCATACTCACCCTGATTGAAAAAGAAAGCAAATCATACACCGGGGGCATCAATGTCCTCTACATAGGCCCTCTAAAGGCATTGATAAACGATCAATTTGAACGCCTCTCCCCTCTTTTGGAAAGGGCAGAAATCCCTCTTTGGCGATGGCATGGCGATGTAGCCCAGGGGCATAAACACAAGCTTCTTGAAAACCCCGGCGGGATACTGCAAATCACCCCGGAATCCCTGGAAGCTCTGCTTCTGAGGCAGCCTCAAAAAATTAAGCTGCTTTTTAATGACCTGAAATTTGCGATCATTGATGAAGTCCACGCTTTTTTAGGAGAAGACAGGGGTGCCCAGCTCATCTGCCTGCTGGAGCGTATCAAAGGCATATCCGGGTGCGATCCCCGCAGGGTCGGGCTTTCGGCAACCCTGGGAGATTATTCATCTGCCCTTGAATGGCTCAAAGCCGGATCTGACAGGAATACTGTCATTATTTCTGAGGGTATTGACAGTAACACTGCGAAAAAACTGCCAAGAAGAAAAATAAGCCTGGCGGTGGATTTTTACAAAGATTCGCGTTTCTACCCCGCGCTTTATGACCAATGCCAGGGCGATTCTGGAGTTCCTTTCAGGAAGTGCATCATCTTTACAAACAGCCGGGTCGAAGCAGAAGAAACTACCGCGAATCTTAAGGCAATAGCAAGAGAGAGAAACGAAGAGGATCATTACCATGTGCACCATGGCAGTATCGCTGCGAGCCTCAGGGCAGAGGCCGAGCAGAAGCTTAAAGAAAGCGGAGCCCAAACTATTGCGGCTACCGCAACTCTGGAACTGGGAATAGATATAGGCCAGCTTGATCGCATCATTCAAATAGGGGCCCCCATGGGGGTTTCATCATTTGTGCAGCGCCTAGGCCGTTCAGGTAGGAGGAGCGGTGTATCCCAGATGTACTTTAGCTCCCGGGAATACCCGGAAAACGCTTTCAATATCCTGGGGAACATCCCCTGGGAGCTCCTTAAAACTATCGCGGTCATTCAACTCTACCTCGAGGAAAGATGGATCGAAGATTCGCGTCCCAAGCCCCTGCCATTCAGTCTCCTCTGCCACCAGACCTTCAGCGTCCTGGCTTCTCTTGGGGAACACAGCTTTGGGGATCTTTCAAACCAGCTCCTTGCCCTTCCGCCTTTTCGCGGCATTGGCGAAGAAGATTATGCAACCCTCTTGCGGTATCTCATAACAAATGGCTTCATCGATGTTATTGAGGGGGGAAAACTTATCATAGGCCTTGAAGGCGAAAGGATAGTCAACCATTATTCGTTTTATTCTGTCTTCCCGGACGAAGAAGAATTCCGGGTGTGCTTTGGCGGCAGGGAAATAGGAAAAGTGAATTTTATCCCTCCCGAGGGCAGCGGCCTTGTTCTTGCTGGCAAGAGCTGGAAAGTTACCTATGTTAATTTAAAATCCCGGGAAATAAATGTCAGCCCCGGTTCAGGAGAAGTCTCAAAAATATGGCAGGGCGGCCTTGGAAATGTCCACCTCCGCATAGCCCGCCGCATGAAACAGGCTCTTTTGGAAAAAGTACGCTACCCCTATTTATCTGCCTCCGCTGCAGAAAGAATGAATGAAGCCAGGCAATACGCAGAAGCAATGAATATAAGGAATACTGATTTTATTCCCATCAGCGAAGATGATTCAAGCCATAACTTCATACTCCTCCCTTGGCTGGGGAGCCGGGGCATGAGGACTCTCTACCTTGCCTTGCAAAAACAAATATACCGGAAAGATCTGGGAATAACGTTTATTGAACGCAAAAATGAATATGCTTTAAGCATCAGCTCGAAACTTGGTATTGATATGTTTGAAGAAATCTTGCTGGGCATTATTAATACAGTAAAAAATCCTGAAGAAATGCTGGACTCCGCAAGAATCCCCTACACTGATAAATACGATTACCTCCTCCCGCCGGAGCTGCTTTTAAAGCAGTATGCGGCCAATATGCTGGATTTGGAGGAAGCCGGCTTGATAACAGGGCATACTTAG
- a CDS encoding phosphotransferase enzyme family protein has translation MAIPAERGKISLLEEIIPQFAIYGELENLKPFGKGHINDTFLSTWNQAGARVRYTHQRINDHVFAKPDEVMDNILRVANHIAKKLSDQEIPDRSRRALTVILSRDGKPWVKDADGGWWRSYCFIENAHARELAESPEEAKLLGQSAGLFQKQLADLGGPRLFEAIPNFHNMETRYTRFHEALDKDEHKRAKTSEKETAFLLENEKRGGVLIRSMREGRIPERICHNDTKMNNILLDDAGGGSLCVIDLDTVMPGSSLFDWGDLVRTVTTRAEEDERDLSKVIFDTAYFRALLEGYLSEARDFLIPEELKLLVEAGRNITQIMGLRFLTDYLEGDHYYHIARPDHNLDRCRNQLALIHSMDNQWDEAERIVKELTIA, from the coding sequence TTGGCAATTCCTGCAGAACGAGGAAAGATATCCCTTCTGGAAGAGATAATCCCACAATTTGCCATTTACGGGGAACTCGAAAACCTCAAACCTTTTGGCAAGGGGCATATTAACGATACATTTCTTTCAACATGGAACCAGGCGGGGGCCAGGGTGCGCTATACCCACCAGCGCATCAATGATCATGTTTTTGCCAAACCCGATGAAGTGATGGATAATATATTGCGGGTAGCGAATCATATTGCCAAAAAGCTTTCAGACCAGGAGATACCTGACAGAAGTCGCCGTGCTTTGACAGTAATACTCTCAAGGGACGGAAAGCCCTGGGTGAAGGATGCTGATGGCGGTTGGTGGCGCAGCTATTGTTTTATCGAAAATGCCCATGCCCGGGAACTTGCAGAGTCCCCTGAGGAGGCGAAGCTTCTTGGCCAGAGTGCCGGCCTTTTTCAGAAACAGCTTGCGGATCTTGGCGGCCCCCGCCTCTTTGAAGCCATCCCCAATTTCCACAATATGGAAACCCGCTATACCCGCTTTCACGAAGCCCTTGATAAGGATGAGCATAAGCGGGCTAAAACCAGCGAAAAGGAAACTGCCTTTCTTCTTGAGAATGAAAAGCGCGGAGGTGTTCTCATACGTTCCATGAGGGAAGGCCGTATCCCCGAACGCATTTGCCACAACGATACCAAGATGAATAATATACTCCTGGACGATGCAGGGGGCGGCAGCCTCTGCGTTATTGATCTTGATACAGTCATGCCCGGCTCAAGCCTCTTTGACTGGGGGGATCTTGTCCGCACTGTTACTACCAGGGCCGAAGAAGACGAACGGGATCTTTCGAAGGTGATATTTGACACCGCATATTTCAGGGCGCTTCTTGAAGGCTATCTTTCTGAAGCCCGGGACTTCCTTATTCCCGAAGAACTCAAACTCCTTGTCGAAGCAGGCAGGAACATCACCCAGATTATGGGACTCCGCTTCCTCACCGACTACCTTGAGGGCGACCATTACTATCATATTGCCAGGCCTGATCATAACCTTGACCGCTGCCGCAATCAGCTTGCCCTCATCCATTCCATGGATAATCAATGGGATGAGGCCGAGAGGATAGTAAAGGAATTGACAATAGCCTAA
- a CDS encoding alpha-L-fucosidase, producing MAKLLSKPEYEASTAKSRDKRMAWWREARFGMFVHFGLYTVLGRHEWAMAIENWPVQEYEKLADKFLPKPGAPKEWARLAKAAGMKYMVLTTRHHEGFSLWDSKANPYNSVNYGPKRDIVKEFVEACREQGLRIGFYSSCMDWHHPDGGAAAYDSAARKRFNDYIYALNEELLTQYGKIDILWYDVPEPMNNWEGWNSLEMNQRLRKLQPGLIIDNRSRLDEDFGTPEEHVTAEKDRDWEACMTFNGLSWGYVDAAQVEPYSYNAQRILRMLATCAHGGGNLLLNIGPAPDGSVPPEAIGPLATVGKWLAKYGECAYGKMNKVTETWGYGSGICSVSIKGNTAYLWNWIWSKSGDFVVGGFTTKLKSAKILGTGASLKFTQEKYRIIFSGVPKEPQDKIAGVAVIALEFEGKPKYVRFAARPPLNQGKIFS from the coding sequence ATGGCAAAGCTGCTTTCAAAACCTGAATACGAAGCATCTACTGCAAAGAGCCGGGACAAGAGGATGGCATGGTGGCGCGAAGCGCGCTTCGGCATGTTTGTCCACTTCGGTCTTTACACTGTATTGGGCAGGCATGAATGGGCAATGGCCATCGAAAACTGGCCGGTACAGGAATATGAAAAACTGGCGGATAAATTCCTCCCCAAACCCGGAGCGCCCAAAGAATGGGCCAGGCTTGCAAAAGCCGCGGGCATGAAGTACATGGTGCTGACCACCAGGCACCACGAAGGCTTCTCCCTCTGGGATTCCAAAGCCAATCCCTATAACAGCGTCAACTACGGACCCAAACGGGACATCGTAAAAGAATTCGTAGAAGCCTGTAGGGAGCAGGGCCTCCGTATTGGTTTCTATTCTTCCTGTATGGACTGGCACCATCCCGACGGCGGGGCCGCCGCGTACGATAGCGCGGCAAGAAAACGCTTTAACGATTACATCTATGCGCTTAACGAAGAGCTCCTCACCCAGTATGGGAAAATCGACATACTCTGGTACGATGTGCCCGAGCCCATGAATAACTGGGAAGGCTGGAATTCCCTGGAAATGAACCAGCGGCTGCGGAAATTGCAGCCCGGCCTCATCATCGACAACAGAAGCCGTCTGGACGAGGATTTCGGCACCCCCGAAGAGCATGTGACTGCCGAGAAAGACAGGGATTGGGAAGCCTGCATGACCTTCAATGGTCTTTCATGGGGTTATGTAGACGCTGCTCAGGTTGAGCCATACAGCTACAATGCCCAGCGCATTTTAAGGATGCTTGCGACCTGCGCCCATGGCGGCGGGAACCTTCTCCTAAACATCGGCCCTGCCCCCGACGGCTCGGTTCCCCCGGAGGCAATTGGGCCTCTTGCCACTGTGGGCAAATGGCTTGCCAAATACGGCGAGTGCGCTTATGGCAAAATGAATAAGGTCACCGAGACCTGGGGCTATGGTTCAGGCATCTGTTCTGTCAGCATTAAAGGCAATACTGCATACCTGTGGAACTGGATCTGGTCAAAGAGCGGCGACTTTGTTGTGGGCGGCTTTACGACCAAACTCAAATCGGCAAAAATTTTAGGAACCGGGGCAAGCCTTAAATTCACCCAGGAAAAGTACCGCATCATTTTCAGCGGAGTTCCCAAAGAGCCCCAGGACAAGATTGCGGGGGTCGCGGTCATTGCCCTGGAATTTGAAGGGAAACCCAAGTATGTGCGTTTCGCCGCAAGGCCCCCCCTCAACCAGGGGAAAATTTTTTCATAA
- a CDS encoding ABC transporter substrate-binding protein, which translates to MNKMALILGAVLAAALFSCSKSDEISIEEAEAMAGGGVDEMVAKTTAKPYKGQDFVSGKLGGTWNSVMIQDPKSFNLLIAETDSQTAGVTDMMLDYLVDYDRVKREWIPHGASFEIIADEAADKLDVIYTLRDDLYWTWYNSDRKIKVTSDDIVFWYNEIRGDPECQSSGYYQQFLTMEDGSDAHIEIEKIDDRRFVFHFPRIVAEPLLATNMDIAPRINYEEAKKNGGAQGVMDIFSVNTDPKNIPSCGQWYLVEYIPGQRLVYKRNPNYWEKDSNNVSIPYYEEEVVRIIPDENTRFLLFKQGETESWGLRPEDMDELLNKPNPDYTVYNNDGALSASFWAFNQNPVNAKTPQYSWFVQKEFRQAMSSLLNRDRIINQVYRGLASPKLYFFPETNRYFDEKIKLAFLYDTKKAIELFSSIGIKQDEQGIMRDRENRAIEFNLTIASDNSVTNDIASIIADELSKVGIKINIRVLDFQKLVEQLTRTFDWESLIMGLSGDNTFPSQGSNVWASDGNLHLWNPNQESPATEWEARVDYLYNEGAYTVDEEKAKVIWDEFQTIILEQSPLIYLVRPKGFWALGNRWDHANVYYDNLRGAETSHIFLKQ; encoded by the coding sequence ATGAATAAGATGGCATTGATTCTTGGGGCTGTCCTCGCAGCAGCCCTTTTTTCCTGCTCCAAAAGCGATGAAATATCCATTGAAGAAGCTGAAGCAATGGCCGGGGGCGGTGTGGACGAAATGGTCGCAAAAACCACGGCCAAGCCCTATAAGGGCCAGGACTTTGTCTCCGGCAAACTGGGGGGAACCTGGAACAGCGTTATGATCCAGGACCCCAAAAGTTTTAACCTTCTCATTGCCGAGACAGACTCCCAGACCGCAGGCGTTACGGACATGATGCTGGATTACCTCGTTGATTACGACAGGGTCAAACGGGAATGGATACCCCACGGGGCTTCTTTTGAAATTATTGCCGATGAAGCGGCGGACAAACTTGACGTGATCTATACCCTGAGGGATGATCTTTACTGGACCTGGTACAACTCGGACCGCAAAATAAAAGTTACCAGCGACGACATCGTTTTCTGGTATAACGAAATTCGGGGAGATCCGGAGTGCCAGAGTTCAGGGTACTACCAGCAGTTCCTCACCATGGAAGATGGCAGCGATGCCCATATCGAAATAGAAAAAATCGATGATCGCCGCTTTGTGTTCCACTTTCCCCGCATTGTTGCCGAGCCCCTTTTGGCAACCAATATGGATATCGCGCCCAGAATCAATTATGAAGAAGCCAAGAAAAACGGCGGCGCCCAGGGGGTGATGGATATTTTTTCCGTGAACACAGACCCGAAAAATATCCCCTCCTGCGGACAGTGGTATCTGGTCGAATACATACCCGGCCAAAGGCTTGTGTATAAACGCAATCCCAACTATTGGGAAAAGGACAGCAATAACGTTTCCATTCCCTATTACGAAGAAGAAGTAGTGCGCATTATCCCCGACGAAAACACCCGGTTCCTTCTTTTCAAACAGGGAGAGACCGAGAGCTGGGGCCTCCGTCCTGAAGACATGGATGAACTTTTAAACAAGCCCAACCCCGATTATACAGTTTACAATAACGACGGCGCCCTTTCGGCAAGCTTCTGGGCTTTTAACCAGAACCCGGTAAACGCAAAAACGCCCCAGTATTCCTGGTTCGTCCAAAAAGAATTCCGCCAGGCCATGAGCAGCCTCCTGAACCGGGATCGGATTATCAACCAGGTGTACCGGGGGCTGGCGTCCCCCAAGCTCTACTTCTTCCCCGAGACAAACCGCTATTTTGACGAAAAGATAAAGCTCGCGTTTTTGTACGACACGAAAAAAGCAATAGAGCTTTTTTCGTCCATCGGCATCAAACAGGACGAACAGGGGATCATGCGGGACAGGGAAAACAGAGCCATTGAATTCAATCTGACCATCGCCTCGGACAATTCTGTCACTAACGATATTGCTTCGATTATTGCCGATGAACTTTCCAAGGTCGGAATCAAGATAAACATTCGGGTTCTCGATTTTCAGAAACTGGTGGAACAGCTTACCCGGACCTTTGACTGGGAATCCCTTATCATGGGGCTTTCGGGGGACAACACCTTCCCCAGCCAGGGGAGCAACGTATGGGCTTCCGATGGAAATCTCCATTTATGGAACCCCAATCAGGAAAGCCCCGCCACAGAATGGGAGGCCAGGGTAGACTACCTTTATAACGAGGGCGCCTATACAGTAGACGAGGAGAAAGCCAAGGTTATTTGGGATGAATTCCAGACGATTATTCTAGAGCAAAGCCCCCTGATTTATCTGGTGCGGCCCAAAGGTTTTTGGGCGCTGGGGAACCGCTGGGATCACGCCAATGTCTATTATGACAACCTCAGAGGCGCAGAAACTTCCCACATATTTTTGAAGCAGTAA
- a CDS encoding ATP-binding protein has product MGPNIPKRLSAAILNSLQGGVVPRVGLEYVAVGRKREIETVLRDLENISQGAAAFRFVSGSYGSGKSFFLQALRNFALEKDFLAADADLSPEKRLSGSGNQGLETYRELMERLSTKVRPEGGALESMLQKWIARVKTELIKEGLAPSDENFDSQVEIKIFETINEMQDYAHGYDFAAAVSTYYHAYVQGDEEKRNAALRWLRGEFATKTEARAFLPVGEVITDENWYEYIRLFAAFCARIGYRGFLIFIDECVNLYKISNRQSRENNYEKVLAMFNDVMQGKAANLGIYMAGTPQFIEDERRGLASYAALKSRLAESRFAREGYADSGSPVIRLDQLSREEIYVLLERLTNIHAQHYDYSVHLGERELLAFLELAFSVPGAEEFITPREITRDFLGLLNILHDDPNADFDVLIKRENIIHTSAGHDTDNLYADFEL; this is encoded by the coding sequence ATGGGCCCTAACATTCCAAAAAGACTGAGCGCCGCCATTCTCAATTCCCTCCAGGGGGGTGTAGTGCCCCGGGTGGGTCTTGAATATGTGGCAGTGGGCCGGAAGCGGGAAATTGAAACCGTCCTCAGGGATCTCGAAAACATCAGCCAGGGGGCGGCTGCCTTCCGTTTTGTTTCAGGATCATACGGTTCGGGCAAAAGCTTTTTCCTTCAGGCTCTGCGGAATTTTGCCCTGGAAAAAGATTTTCTCGCTGCCGACGCCGACCTTTCCCCGGAGAAACGCCTGTCCGGTTCGGGCAACCAGGGTCTCGAAACCTACCGTGAACTCATGGAAAGGCTGAGCACCAAGGTTCGCCCCGAGGGCGGCGCCCTTGAGTCCATGCTGCAAAAATGGATTGCCAGGGTTAAGACCGAGCTAATCAAGGAAGGCCTTGCCCCCTCTGACGAGAATTTCGATTCCCAGGTGGAAATAAAGATATTTGAAACTATTAACGAAATGCAGGATTACGCCCACGGCTACGATTTTGCCGCTGCTGTCTCAACTTATTACCATGCCTATGTCCAGGGGGATGAAGAAAAACGCAATGCCGCCCTGCGCTGGCTGCGGGGCGAATTTGCCACAAAGACCGAAGCAAGGGCTTTTCTCCCGGTGGGGGAAGTCATCACCGACGAAAATTGGTATGAATATATCAGGCTCTTTGCGGCCTTTTGCGCCCGCATTGGGTACAGGGGCTTTCTCATCTTTATTGATGAATGTGTCAATCTCTATAAAATAAGCAACAGGCAATCCAGGGAAAACAACTACGAAAAAGTCCTGGCAATGTTCAACGATGTGATGCAGGGCAAGGCCGCAAATCTGGGTATCTACATGGCGGGCACTCCCCAGTTTATCGAAGACGAACGCAGAGGCCTTGCAAGCTATGCCGCCCTAAAAAGCCGTCTTGCGGAGAGCCGCTTTGCCCGCGAGGGCTATGCCGATTCAGGCAGCCCCGTGATACGCCTTGACCAGCTAAGCAGGGAAGAAATATATGTGCTTCTTGAACGCCTCACGAACATCCATGCACAGCATTACGATTACTCCGTGCATCTTGGGGAAAGGGAGCTGCTTGCTTTTCTTGAACTGGCATTCTCTGTTCCCGGTGCGGAAGAATTTATCACCCCCAGGGAAATCACCAGGGATTTCCTGGGCCTTCTCAATATACTCCACGATGATCCAAACGCGGATTTTGATGTTTTGATTAAACGGGAAAATATAATCCATACCTCGGCAGGGCACGACACGGACAATCTCTATGCAGACTTCGAGCTCTAG